The following proteins are co-located in the Nocardia bhagyanarayanae genome:
- a CDS encoding TerD family protein, which translates to MSSVIGKGGNVALGGGRLHVTVAPAGIDLSVLCVRDHGKVGDDSEFVFYNQPVSPDGAVRLTDGAICIDLPSVGAVTDRLVVAASVDNGVFGGIPLAVRITEDGGLAHDLPITGLSSETTVILGEVYRRANGWKLRNVAQGYATGLAGLATDFGISVDDEPQSTNPSAAQQFPSPAQSAVPHTPAFGQPPVPSAGSPGASFGQPPVGSPNAASFGQPPTGPTAGASYGQPPVGPTGGTAFGQPPTGPSPGTHFGTPPDSYHAGAQSFAPPPPSSGSNFGTPPGSYQAAPQSFPPPSATPGASFGSTPDSHAQAPTGPHGMPPQTPPPSGVNFSKGAVTLTKNAPPVLLEKAPVIRLRVAWASGTDYEAYALVVLNTGEVVHVATFDAKDTPANPHYRDLVRHLGDRGRGHVRSGGGQAEEIIEVRFAPEIVAIVPVAYSAINNGTGSFFKYRVSLAIENGADQVVIPADQAKKSSWIFTCVPGVVYNRPEGVLIERLELYSKRFSEFRPAVFLQPDGRVEVKMDKGPINQFKADRT; encoded by the coding sequence ATGTCCAGCGTGATCGGCAAAGGCGGGAACGTCGCGCTGGGCGGCGGGCGATTGCACGTGACGGTGGCGCCCGCCGGTATCGATCTCTCGGTGCTGTGCGTGCGCGACCACGGCAAGGTCGGTGACGACAGCGAATTCGTCTTCTACAACCAGCCGGTCTCGCCGGACGGCGCGGTGCGCCTGACCGACGGCGCGATCTGTATCGATCTACCCAGTGTCGGCGCGGTGACCGACCGGCTGGTCGTAGCCGCCTCGGTGGACAACGGTGTGTTCGGGGGCATTCCGCTCGCGGTCCGCATCACCGAGGACGGCGGGCTCGCCCACGATCTGCCGATCACCGGGCTGAGTTCGGAGACCACCGTCATCCTCGGCGAGGTGTATCGCCGCGCGAACGGCTGGAAATTGCGCAATGTGGCGCAGGGTTATGCGACCGGACTGGCCGGGTTGGCAACGGATTTCGGCATTTCCGTCGACGATGAACCCCAGAGTACGAATCCATCTGCGGCACAGCAGTTTCCATCCCCAGCCCAGTCCGCTGTTCCGCACACCCCCGCGTTCGGGCAGCCGCCCGTTCCGTCCGCCGGGTCGCCGGGAGCCTCGTTCGGCCAGCCGCCGGTCGGGTCACCGAATGCGGCGTCGTTCGGGCAGCCGCCCACCGGGCCGACGGCGGGCGCGTCCTACGGCCAGCCGCCTGTCGGGCCGACCGGAGGTACGGCGTTCGGTCAGCCGCCCACCGGGCCATCGCCCGGCACGCATTTCGGTACGCCGCCCGACTCGTATCACGCTGGAGCGCAATCATTTGCGCCTCCTCCTCCGTCGTCGGGCTCGAACTTCGGCACGCCGCCCGGCTCGTATCAGGCTGCCCCGCAGTCGTTCCCGCCGCCTTCGGCGACTCCCGGCGCGAGTTTCGGTTCGACGCCGGACTCGCATGCGCAAGCTCCGACCGGACCGCACGGCATGCCCCCGCAGACCCCACCGCCTTCCGGCGTGAACTTCTCCAAGGGCGCGGTCACCCTGACCAAGAACGCCCCGCCGGTCCTGCTGGAAAAGGCTCCCGTGATCCGACTACGGGTGGCATGGGCCAGCGGCACCGACTACGAGGCGTACGCCCTGGTCGTGCTGAACACCGGCGAGGTCGTGCACGTCGCCACCTTCGATGCCAAGGACACCCCGGCCAACCCGCACTACCGTGATCTGGTCCGGCACCTCGGCGACCGCGGCCGGGGTCATGTGCGCAGCGGCGGCGGGCAGGCCGAGGAGATCATCGAGGTCCGCTTCGCCCCCGAGATCGTCGCGATCGTGCCCGTGGCGTACTCGGCGATCAACAACGGCACCGGGTCGTTCTTCAAGTACCGGGTGTCGCTGGCCATCGAGAACGGCGCCGATCAGGTGGTGATCCCCGCCGATCAGGCCAAGAAGTCCAGCTGGATCTTCACCTGCGTGCCCGGCGTCGTCTACAACCGCCCCGAGGGCGTGCTCATCGAACGGCTCGAGCTCTACAGCAAGCGGTTCTCCGAGTTCCGGCCCGCGGTGTTCCTGCAACCCGACGGCCGCGTCGAGGTGAAGATGGACAAGGGCCCGATCAACCAGTTCAAGGCCGACCGGACCTGA
- a CDS encoding acyl-CoA synthetase, whose amino-acid sequence MSLSFPALGGSVRKAGDLALGVNVMVKRGLFNPLRPDHAARSAFNVLKFGPFAGVVMHAAQTRPHAAAIVDERGELTFGQLNDQSNAFARGLEAQGIGAGDVVAVLARDHRGMVLSLLAAGKLGVRAVLMNTGFAKPQFADVATREKVKAVLHDSEFLDLMSAIPAEIPRILTWVDEKDNADPSIPTVETVSAGRSTAPLPAPAKPGGMVILTSGTTGTPKGAPRDRVSPFASAQFVDRVPLPANGTMIMAAPIFHGTGLSQFTLGLALGNRVVFQQRRFNPEQTLANIEKYRADSLVVVPTMLQRILDLGDDVLAKYDVRSIKVIFAAGSAIAPDVVTRTLDHFNDSLYNLYGSTECAVMTVATPEDLRKSPTTAGRPPVGIRIVLLDENRKPITEPNVTGTIFVDNGFAFTGYTDGRTKEIVDGMMSSGDVGHFDADGLLYIDGRDDDMIVSGGENVFPLEVENLIAGREDIFEAAVVGVDDREYGKRLRAFVVPGPDSKRDPQEIKDYVKANLARYKVPREVIFLDELPRNATGKLLRKPLIEMEIEN is encoded by the coding sequence ATGTCTTTGTCCTTTCCCGCGCTCGGCGGTTCCGTTCGCAAGGCCGGCGATCTCGCACTCGGCGTGAACGTCATGGTGAAGCGGGGTCTGTTCAACCCGCTGCGTCCGGACCACGCGGCACGCTCGGCGTTCAACGTGCTGAAGTTCGGTCCCTTCGCCGGTGTCGTCATGCACGCCGCGCAGACCAGGCCGCACGCGGCCGCCATCGTGGACGAGCGCGGCGAGCTGACCTTCGGCCAGCTCAACGACCAGTCCAACGCCTTCGCGCGCGGGCTGGAAGCTCAGGGCATCGGGGCTGGCGACGTCGTCGCGGTGCTGGCCCGCGATCACCGCGGCATGGTGCTCAGCCTGCTGGCCGCCGGCAAGCTCGGTGTGCGCGCGGTGCTGATGAACACCGGCTTCGCCAAGCCGCAGTTCGCCGACGTCGCCACGCGCGAGAAGGTCAAGGCCGTGCTGCACGACAGCGAGTTCCTCGACCTGATGAGCGCCATTCCCGCCGAGATCCCGCGCATCCTCACCTGGGTGGACGAGAAGGACAACGCCGACCCGTCGATCCCGACCGTCGAAACGGTGTCCGCGGGCCGGTCCACCGCGCCGCTGCCCGCCCCGGCCAAGCCCGGCGGCATGGTCATCCTGACCAGCGGCACCACCGGCACCCCGAAGGGCGCGCCGCGCGATCGGGTCAGCCCGTTCGCCTCGGCGCAGTTCGTCGATCGGGTGCCGCTGCCCGCCAACGGCACGATGATCATGGCCGCGCCGATCTTCCACGGCACCGGCCTTTCCCAGTTCACCCTCGGTCTGGCGCTCGGCAACCGGGTCGTCTTCCAGCAGCGCCGCTTCAACCCCGAGCAGACGCTGGCCAACATCGAGAAGTACCGCGCGGACTCGCTGGTCGTCGTGCCGACCATGCTGCAGCGCATCCTCGATCTCGGCGACGACGTGCTCGCCAAGTACGACGTGCGCAGCATCAAGGTGATCTTCGCGGCGGGTTCGGCCATCGCGCCCGACGTGGTCACCCGCACGCTGGACCACTTCAACGACAGCCTCTACAACCTGTACGGCTCCACCGAATGCGCCGTGATGACGGTGGCCACCCCGGAAGACCTGCGCAAGTCGCCGACCACCGCGGGCCGCCCGCCGGTCGGCATCCGCATCGTGCTGCTCGACGAGAACCGCAAGCCGATCACCGAGCCGAACGTCACCGGAACCATCTTCGTGGACAACGGATTCGCGTTCACCGGCTACACCGACGGCCGCACCAAGGAGATCGTCGACGGCATGATGTCCAGCGGCGACGTCGGGCACTTCGACGCCGACGGCCTGCTCTACATCGATGGCCGCGACGACGACATGATCGTCTCCGGCGGCGAGAACGTCTTCCCGCTCGAGGTGGAGAACCTGATCGCCGGGCGCGAGGACATCTTCGAGGCCGCCGTGGTCGGCGTCGACGACCGCGAGTACGGCAAGCGGCTGCGCGCGTTCGTCGTTCCCGGCCCGGACTCCAAGCGCGATCCGCAGGAGATCAAGGACTACGTCAAGGCGAACCTGGCCCGCTACAAGGTGCCACGCGAGGTGATCTTCCTCGACGAACTGCCGCGCAACGCCACCGGCAAGCTGCTGCGCAAGCCGTTGATCGAGATGGAGATCGAGAACTGA
- a CDS encoding acyl-CoA synthetase — MARALETVKALGVLRSRGVSDPKAPLETLRTMRETKAFGPQAALVRHSARIAPDQVALADERGELTYRELDEQSTAVARGLQSAGITEGTVIGVLARDHRGLIMSMIAAGKLGARIALMNTGFAKPQFAEVCAREKVKAVLHDSEFLGLLDALPADLPRYLTWVDEGAQLPQGAQTFDDLIAANSTEPLPAPSKAGGFIILTSGTTGLPKGAPRTKVTPMATAQFVDRIPFQKFGTMVIVSPIFHSTGLGTWLVGTVLSNKIVMRRRFDAEATLKMVSDHKADMLVAVPTMLHRMVELPEEVRAKYDTSSLKAIVLAGSALSPELCVRAAEVFGPVLHNLYGSTEVAIATIAKPEELAQAPGTVGRPPITCDVRLYDDNDQLVTDRNVTARIFVRSGAPFEGYTDGRNKQIIDGYMSSGDVGHFDDNGLLMVDGRDDDMIVSGGENVFPQEVENLLLERPDVFDAAVIGVDDVEFGKRLRAFIVPEPGHTPDGEELKAYVKDNLARYKVPREVVFLDDLPRNPTGKLLRRVLVEYQI, encoded by the coding sequence ATGGCGCGTGCGCTGGAAACGGTGAAGGCCCTTGGGGTGTTGCGGTCTCGTGGAGTCAGCGATCCGAAGGCGCCGCTGGAGACACTGCGCACCATGCGCGAGACCAAGGCGTTCGGCCCGCAGGCGGCCCTGGTGCGGCATTCCGCGCGGATCGCGCCGGACCAGGTCGCCCTCGCGGACGAACGCGGCGAACTGACCTATCGCGAGCTGGACGAGCAGTCCACCGCCGTCGCGCGCGGCCTGCAATCGGCCGGTATCACCGAGGGCACCGTGATCGGCGTGCTGGCCCGCGACCACCGCGGCCTGATCATGTCGATGATCGCCGCGGGCAAACTAGGCGCCCGGATCGCGTTGATGAACACCGGCTTCGCCAAGCCGCAGTTCGCCGAGGTGTGCGCCCGCGAGAAGGTGAAGGCGGTGCTGCACGACAGCGAGTTCCTCGGGCTGCTCGACGCGCTGCCCGCCGACCTGCCGCGCTACCTGACGTGGGTCGACGAGGGCGCCCAGCTGCCGCAGGGCGCGCAGACCTTCGACGACCTGATCGCCGCGAACTCCACCGAGCCGCTGCCCGCGCCTAGCAAGGCCGGCGGCTTCATCATCCTGACCAGCGGCACCACCGGCCTGCCCAAGGGCGCGCCGCGCACCAAGGTGACGCCGATGGCCACCGCGCAGTTCGTCGACCGCATTCCGTTCCAGAAGTTCGGCACGATGGTGATCGTCTCGCCGATCTTCCACAGCACCGGCCTCGGCACCTGGTTGGTCGGCACCGTGCTGTCCAACAAGATCGTGATGCGCCGCCGCTTCGACGCCGAGGCGACGCTGAAGATGGTCTCCGACCACAAGGCCGACATGCTGGTCGCGGTGCCGACCATGCTGCACCGCATGGTAGAGCTGCCCGAGGAGGTGCGCGCCAAGTACGACACCTCCTCGCTGAAGGCCATCGTGCTCGCCGGTTCCGCGCTCTCGCCCGAGCTGTGCGTGCGCGCCGCCGAGGTCTTCGGTCCGGTGCTGCACAACCTGTACGGCTCGACCGAGGTCGCGATCGCCACCATCGCCAAGCCGGAAGAGCTGGCGCAGGCCCCCGGCACGGTCGGTCGCCCGCCGATCACCTGCGACGTGCGGCTCTACGACGACAACGACCAGCTGGTCACCGACCGCAACGTCACCGCGCGCATCTTCGTGCGCAGCGGCGCGCCGTTCGAGGGCTACACCGACGGCCGCAACAAGCAGATCATCGACGGCTACATGTCCAGCGGCGACGTCGGCCACTTCGACGACAACGGCCTGCTGATGGTCGACGGCCGTGACGACGACATGATCGTTTCCGGCGGCGAGAACGTCTTCCCGCAGGAGGTGGAGAACCTGCTGCTCGAGCGCCCCGACGTGTTCGACGCCGCGGTGATCGGCGTGGACGATGTGGAGTTCGGCAAGCGGCTGCGCGCCTTCATCGTCCCGGAGCCCGGCCACACGCCCGACGGCGAGGAGCTCAAGGCCTACGTGAAGGACAACCTGGCCAGGTACAAGGTGCCGCGCGAGGTCGTCTTCCTCGACGATCTGCCGCGCAACCCCACCGGCAAGCTGCTGCGCCGGGTGCTCGTGGAGTACCAGATCTGA
- a CDS encoding acyl-ACP desaturase — MSRNLTQLELLIELEPIVERELNRHLATAKNWHPHDYVPWGEGRNYAAMGGADWEPEQSRLSEVARAAMVVNLLTEDNLPSYHREIAESFSRDGAWGTWVGRWTAEENRHGITMRDYLVVTRGVDPVALERARMVHMTKGADTPAAWDDETNALYGLAYVTFQELATRVSHRNTGKVCDDPIADKMLQRIAADENLHMVFYRNMCEAALELTPDQALEAISMIVRRFRMPGVGMPDFRRKAALIAKHGIYDPRQHLDDVVMPVLRKWNIFDRTGFGPPGEQCRDELGAFVEQLDRDAARFEERRDRILMAETARRLAAETGDSGRG, encoded by the coding sequence ATGTCGAGAAATCTGACCCAACTGGAATTGCTGATCGAGCTGGAGCCGATCGTCGAGCGCGAACTGAATCGGCACCTCGCGACGGCCAAGAACTGGCACCCGCACGACTACGTGCCCTGGGGTGAGGGCCGCAACTACGCCGCGATGGGCGGCGCCGACTGGGAACCGGAACAGTCGCGGCTGTCCGAAGTGGCCAGGGCGGCCATGGTGGTCAACTTGCTCACCGAGGACAACTTGCCCTCCTACCACCGCGAGATCGCCGAGAGCTTCTCCCGGGACGGGGCATGGGGCACCTGGGTCGGCCGCTGGACCGCCGAGGAGAACCGGCACGGCATCACGATGCGTGACTATCTCGTCGTCACCAGGGGAGTGGATCCGGTCGCGCTGGAACGCGCCCGCATGGTGCACATGACCAAGGGCGCCGACACGCCCGCCGCCTGGGACGACGAGACCAACGCGCTCTACGGCTTGGCGTACGTGACCTTCCAGGAGCTCGCCACTCGAGTGAGTCACCGCAACACCGGCAAGGTCTGCGACGACCCGATCGCGGACAAGATGCTGCAACGCATCGCCGCGGACGAGAACCTGCACATGGTCTTCTACCGCAACATGTGCGAAGCGGCCCTCGAGCTCACCCCCGACCAGGCGCTGGAGGCGATCTCGATGATCGTGCGGAGGTTCCGGATGCCGGGTGTCGGCATGCCGGACTTCCGTCGAAAGGCGGCGCTCATCGCCAAACACGGCATCTACGATCCGCGCCAGCATCTGGACGACGTGGTGATGCCGGTGTTGCGGAAGTGGAACATCTTCGACCGCACCGGCTTCGGACCGCCCGGCGAGCAGTGCCGGGACGAGCTCGGCGCGTTCGTCGAGCAGTTGGATCGGGATGCGGCGCGGTTCGAGGAACGGCGCGATCGGATATTGATGGCCGAGACGGCTCGCCGATTGGCCGCCGAGACCGGAGATTCCGGACGAGGTTGA